A window from Bacillota bacterium encodes these proteins:
- a CDS encoding 50S ribosomal protein L25 — protein MANITLAVERREDLGKGAARKLRRSGYIPGVVYGPGKDTVAVQTPTREFVRVYQEAGHTNLVDLDFSGETKTVLIKLVDRDPVRDDLVHVDFHEVRLDEVIATVVPVVITGEDARASDGGIVTQVLFELEVKSLPTNIPESIPVDVSGLTVGDAISVGDLTLPEGVETDVDPAEAVVSVVLPAAEPAEDEDEATEPELVGEEDGGDEE, from the coding sequence ATGGCTAATATCACGTTAGCAGTGGAGCGAAGGGAAGACTTAGGTAAGGGTGCAGCTCGCAAGTTGCGCCGTTCTGGTTACATTCCTGGTGTTGTCTATGGTCCGGGTAAGGACACGGTGGCTGTACAAACCCCGACCAGGGAGTTTGTCCGTGTGTACCAAGAAGCAGGACATACTAACCTGGTTGATCTGGATTTCTCCGGGGAAACTAAGACCGTGTTGATCAAGCTTGTGGATCGGGACCCAGTGAGAGACGATCTGGTCCATGTAGATTTCCACGAAGTACGCCTGGACGAGGTAATTGCCACTGTGGTTCCCGTGGTCATCACCGGCGAAGATGCCCGGGCCAGCGACGGCGGAATTGTTACCCAAGTTCTCTTTGAACTTGAGGTCAAGTCCTTGCCCACCAACATTCCGGAGTCCATCCCGGTAGACGTTTCCGGCCTGACCGTTGGGGATGCCATTTCCGTTGGCGATTTGACGCTGCCGGAAGGTGTGGAAACCGATGTCGATCCAGCGGAGGCTGTAGTCTCTGTGGTTCTGCCTGCTGCTGAGCCTGCAGAGGACGAGGATGAGGCCACGGAACCGGAGCTAGTCGGTGAAGAGGACGGCGGGGACGAGGAGTAG
- the mfd gene encoding transcription-repair coupling factor encodes MALHGLIDLIQTTDEFSYLVGGLRRGHREQLVVGASGSYKPALMAGLHTVVNELQRPLLVITYSPLQAERLWQELSSLAPDTEVLLYPANEVYPHEEVNRNLDLARERIQVMTAAVLKRLAISIAPIQAVVERIVPPQACAQGILHIDMDTRIDTEQIAQHLVDAGYERVEMVEGVGQFSIRGGIIDVFPLVAQRPVRIELFDDEVDSLREFDLESQRSLEKISEVFISPAIELLVTSQDRQAIVPQLQSMLERQVRKLESSNLLEAADALEKRIGEHIEKLSNGMYFPGIEQYRPLLVPDSTLIIDYFTDALVVIDEPARVRDQLQSMLEDFGQMVANLLEKGRVLPLVTDNYCDWPEVLRQCKEHPIVYVSTLSTRAQGMQPSQTINSSSRGAETFHGKPELLEERLKFWRQQGYRVLLSVSSRTQAQHLVSTIQERDVPAVFAEELGDALKPGNVVVTVGGLQSGFELAGAKLVVLSDTEIYGRRAKQRRRPSVEEAVRITRYSDLQPGDYVVHVNHGIGRYLGVHTLEVAGVHRDYLTLQYAGEDKLYVPTEQVHLLQKYVGTEDQEPRLYKLGGTEWARTKQRVKDSVQNIARGLLKLYAERESQPGYAFSEDTVWQKEFEDSFPYRETEDQLRAIVEMKQDMQRPRPMDRLLCGDVGYGKTEVAIRGAFKAVMDGKQVAVLVPTTILAQQHYRTFKERFENTGANIAIVSRFQSATVQKETLRRLKEGQVDVIIGTHRLLSKDVKFKDLGLVIIDEEQRFGVVQKERLKEISKGVDVLTLTATPIPRTMHMALVGVRDMSVIETPPENRFPVRTYVVEYEEEQIREAILRELAREGQVYFVYNRVRTIDALAQQLQQLVPEARIAVAHGQMDENRLEKIMLDFFNQEYDILLCTTIIETGMDIPNVNTLIVYDADHLGLSQLYQLRGRVGRSNRVAYAYFTYRRDKILSEAAEKRLQAIREFTELGSGFKIAMRDLEIRGAGNLLGPEQHGFIASVGFELYCKLLEQSIQELKGETKEEPPEPVLDLSVDAYLPDEFISDSQQKVEMYRKVTAIASEEDLMDVTEELEDRFGDLPLPVVNLLVAAKIKNLARRCAVASIQQQRNLTVIRLHPGMEPAESVLSYLTKQYRGRLTVAKGKQLQIRLNTRGLSEAEVLGLLESILTDAVKQIEGTS; translated from the coding sequence TTGGCTTTGCATGGACTGATCGATTTAATACAAACCACCGATGAGTTTTCTTACCTGGTAGGAGGATTGCGTCGGGGACATAGAGAGCAATTGGTGGTGGGGGCCAGCGGCTCCTACAAACCGGCTTTGATGGCGGGATTGCATACTGTAGTCAACGAGCTGCAGCGCCCCTTGCTGGTGATTACCTATTCGCCCCTCCAGGCAGAACGGCTTTGGCAGGAGTTATCCAGCCTGGCACCGGACACCGAGGTTCTGCTCTATCCCGCCAATGAAGTCTACCCCCATGAAGAAGTCAATCGCAACTTAGACCTGGCCCGGGAGCGGATCCAGGTGATGACCGCGGCCGTCTTGAAGCGTCTGGCCATTAGTATCGCGCCGATTCAGGCAGTGGTGGAGCGTATCGTTCCACCCCAGGCCTGCGCCCAAGGGATCTTGCACATCGACATGGATACCAGAATTGACACCGAACAGATAGCCCAGCACCTGGTGGATGCCGGTTATGAGCGGGTGGAGATGGTGGAGGGCGTGGGGCAGTTTTCCATTCGGGGTGGAATCATCGATGTCTTTCCTTTAGTGGCCCAGCGTCCCGTTAGAATCGAGCTCTTTGACGACGAAGTGGATTCCCTGCGGGAATTTGATCTAGAGTCCCAGCGCTCCCTGGAGAAAATCAGCGAGGTATTTATCTCCCCGGCCATCGAACTTCTGGTCACCTCGCAGGATCGGCAGGCCATCGTACCGCAGCTGCAGTCGATGCTGGAGCGCCAGGTGCGCAAGTTAGAGTCCAGCAACCTGTTGGAAGCTGCCGATGCCCTAGAAAAGCGCATTGGGGAGCATATTGAGAAGCTGTCCAATGGGATGTACTTTCCGGGAATCGAGCAATACCGTCCCCTTTTGGTACCCGATTCGACCTTGATTATCGACTATTTCACCGATGCCCTGGTGGTTATCGATGAGCCCGCTCGGGTTCGGGATCAGCTGCAGTCGATGCTGGAAGACTTTGGTCAGATGGTGGCTAACCTCTTGGAAAAGGGCAGGGTCCTACCCCTGGTGACCGACAATTACTGTGATTGGCCGGAAGTGCTGCGTCAGTGCAAGGAACATCCCATCGTCTACGTCTCAACGCTGTCTACCAGAGCTCAGGGGATGCAGCCCAGCCAGACCATTAACAGCTCCAGTCGAGGGGCAGAGACCTTCCACGGTAAACCGGAGCTGTTGGAGGAGCGGCTGAAGTTTTGGCGGCAGCAGGGCTATCGGGTATTGTTATCGGTTTCCAGTCGGACTCAAGCGCAGCACCTAGTTTCCACCATCCAAGAAAGGGATGTGCCCGCGGTCTTTGCAGAGGAGCTCGGCGATGCTCTGAAGCCCGGTAACGTAGTGGTGACCGTAGGGGGCCTACAAAGCGGTTTTGAGCTTGCCGGGGCCAAGCTGGTGGTGCTGTCTGATACCGAGATCTACGGTCGGCGGGCCAAGCAACGGCGCCGTCCCTCGGTGGAGGAAGCCGTTAGAATCACCCGCTACTCCGATTTGCAGCCCGGTGATTACGTGGTCCATGTCAACCATGGGATCGGTCGCTATCTCGGGGTTCATACCCTGGAGGTGGCGGGAGTTCACAGGGACTACCTGACTTTGCAGTATGCCGGGGAGGATAAGCTCTATGTCCCCACGGAACAGGTGCACCTTTTGCAAAAGTACGTGGGAACCGAGGACCAGGAGCCTCGCCTCTACAAGTTAGGGGGTACCGAGTGGGCCCGAACAAAACAGCGGGTTAAGGACTCGGTACAGAATATCGCCCGGGGACTACTTAAACTCTACGCGGAGCGGGAATCCCAGCCCGGTTATGCCTTTAGCGAAGATACGGTGTGGCAAAAGGAATTTGAAGACAGTTTTCCCTACAGAGAAACGGAGGATCAACTCCGGGCCATTGTCGAGATGAAGCAGGATATGCAGCGTCCCCGACCAATGGATCGACTCCTTTGTGGCGACGTCGGCTATGGCAAGACGGAGGTGGCCATCCGAGGTGCCTTTAAGGCAGTGATGGACGGCAAACAGGTCGCGGTCCTGGTCCCAACGACGATTTTGGCGCAACAGCATTACCGCACCTTTAAGGAACGCTTTGAAAACACCGGAGCCAATATCGCGATTGTCAGTCGCTTCCAAAGCGCGACGGTGCAAAAGGAGACCCTCCGGCGACTGAAAGAGGGACAGGTGGATGTGATTATCGGTACCCACCGGCTGCTTTCTAAGGACGTTAAGTTTAAGGATCTGGGCCTGGTAATCATCGATGAGGAGCAGCGCTTTGGTGTGGTCCAAAAGGAACGGCTCAAGGAGATCTCCAAGGGGGTAGACGTTCTCACCCTCACCGCCACTCCCATCCCGAGGACGATGCATATGGCCCTAGTTGGGGTTAGGGATATGAGCGTCATCGAGACGCCGCCGGAGAACCGCTTTCCCGTCAGGACCTATGTGGTGGAGTATGAGGAGGAACAGATTCGAGAAGCGATTTTGCGGGAGCTTGCCCGGGAGGGACAGGTTTACTTTGTCTACAATCGGGTAAGAACTATTGACGCCCTCGCCCAACAGTTACAGCAACTGGTACCGGAGGCTAGGATCGCGGTAGCCCATGGGCAGATGGATGAGAATCGCTTGGAAAAGATCATGCTGGACTTTTTCAACCAGGAGTACGACATTCTCCTCTGTACCACCATCATTGAAACAGGAATGGACATCCCCAACGTCAACACCCTCATCGTCTACGATGCTGATCACTTGGGCCTATCACAGCTGTATCAGTTGCGGGGACGAGTCGGGAGAAGTAACAGGGTGGCTTACGCGTATTTTACCTATCGACGGGACAAAATACTGTCAGAGGCTGCAGAAAAGCGCCTCCAGGCTATTAGGGAGTTTACCGAATTAGGTTCCGGCTTCAAGATCGCGATGCGGGACTTGGAAATCCGAGGAGCCGGTAACCTGTTGGGACCGGAGCAGCATGGGTTTATTGCTTCCGTTGGCTTTGAACTATACTGCAAATTGTTAGAGCAATCGATCCAGGAGTTAAAGGGAGAAACCAAAGAAGAACCTCCAGAACCAGTACTGGACTTGAGCGTCGATGCCTATCTGCCCGATGAGTTTATCTCCGATAGTCAGCAAAAGGTAGAAATGTACCGCAAGGTCACAGCCATCGCCAGCGAAGAGGACCTGATGGATGTGACGGAGGAGTTAGAGGACCGCTTCGGGGATCTACCGCTTCCTGTGGTCAATTTGCTGGTAGCTGCCAAGATCAAGAATCTGGCCAGGCGCTGCGCCGTAGCCTCGATTCAGCAGCAAAGAAATCTAACGGTGATTAGACTTCACCCCGGGATGGAGCCGGCGGAATCGGTGCTGAGCTATTTGACGAAGCAATACCGCGGTCGACTGACGGTGGCCAAAGGCAAACAGCTGCAAATCCGCCTCAACACCCGAGGCCTTTCCGAGGCAGAAGTCCTGGGCCTATTGGAGTCTATCCTCACCGATGCGGTAAAGCAAATCGAAGGGACTTCTTGA
- a CDS encoding aminoacyl-tRNA hydrolase, giving the protein MKLVVGLGNPGLKYAQTRHNFGFMVIEELVRRHGVTLTAGSFSALSGSVRINGEKVILLMPQTFMNNSGRAVGPAANYYRIAPEDILVIYDDLDLALGEVRLRAKGSAGGHNGMKSIIAALGTQEFARLRLGIDRPTHSEEVINYVLSNFPKADQPLVEEVITTAADAAELWITDGVTVAMSKFNGIVGKP; this is encoded by the coding sequence ATGAAATTGGTTGTGGGCCTGGGTAATCCCGGGCTCAAGTATGCTCAGACACGGCACAACTTTGGTTTCATGGTCATAGAGGAACTAGTCCGGCGGCATGGGGTTACTCTCACCGCCGGCTCTTTTTCCGCGCTCAGCGGTAGTGTTAGAATTAACGGGGAAAAGGTAATCTTATTAATGCCCCAGACTTTTATGAACAACAGCGGTAGAGCGGTAGGGCCCGCGGCTAATTATTACCGGATTGCACCGGAGGACATCTTAGTTATCTACGATGACCTGGATCTGGCTTTAGGTGAGGTGCGACTGCGGGCCAAGGGCAGTGCCGGTGGGCACAATGGGATGAAATCCATCATTGCTGCCCTGGGCACCCAGGAATTTGCCCGTCTGCGTTTGGGAATCGACCGTCCCACGCACAGCGAGGAAGTGATCAATTACGTCTTAAGCAATTTTCCCAAGGCAGATCAACCCCTCGTTGAAGAAGTGATTACCACCGCTGCCGATGCCGCTGAGCTGTGGATCACCGATGGAGTCACCGTCGCGATGAGCAAGTTCAACGGCATCGTGGGAAAACCGTAA